The proteins below come from a single Antennarius striatus isolate MH-2024 chromosome 18, ASM4005453v1, whole genome shotgun sequence genomic window:
- the LOC137612663 gene encoding spindlin-Z-like, with translation MSKKRGRKRSSGELSESSESTLSPDPDNLLGRRIQHTWREKGNVTKWKGTVLERLTVNSSLYMVKYDGFDCVYGIELFKDNRVSSLQALTEKVVNNKIKVPTGAEELVGRAVEHLFEKEDGEKNEWRGMVLSRAPIMTHWYYITYEKDPVLYMYQLWDDYKDGDLRVLPESENKHLLPADRKPGEEPESLVGKQVEYVTDNGLKRTGLVIYQVPAKPTVYYIKYDDDVHIHVYDLVKTT, from the exons ATGTCAAAGAAACGGGGCAG GAAACGCAGCAGTGGAGAGCTGAGTGAGAGCTCGGAGTCGACCCTGAGCCCAGACCCTGACAACCTGCTGGGCCGTAGGATTCAGCACACCTGGAGGGAGAAAGGCAACGTAACCAAGTGGAAAGGCACCGTCCTGGAGCGCCTGACTGTGAACAGTTCCCTCTACATGGTCAAATACGATGGTTTCGACTGTGTGTACGGCATCGAACTCTTCAAAGATAACCGGGTGTCCAGCCTACAGGCGCTGACAGAGAAAGTTG TCAACAATAAGATCAAGGTGCCTACCGGGGCAGAGGAGCTGGTGGGTCGAGCCGTGGAGCATCTGTTTGAGAAGGAGGACGGTGAGAAAAATGAGTGGCGAGGCATGGTGCTGTCCAGAGCTCCCATCATGACCCACTGGTACTACATCACCTACGAGAAGGACCCGGTGTTGTACATGTACCAGCTCTGGGACGACTACAAGGACGGGGATCTGCGTGTCCTGCCTGAATCAG AGAACAAACACCTGCTACCAGCAGACAGGAAGCCGGGGGAGGAGCCGGAGAGCCTGGTGGGGAAACAGGTGGAATACGTCACAGATAATGGCCTAAAGAGGACGGGCTTGGTCATCTACCAGGTCCCAGCTAAGCCCACAGTGTACTACATCAAATACGATGATGACGTCCACATCCACGTCTACGATCTGGTGAAGACGACCTAA